A genomic segment from Bradyrhizobium sp. CB1015 encodes:
- the secD gene encoding protein translocase subunit SecD, which yields MLYFTRWKALGIILTALIVCLCAVPNFFPEAQVKTWPAWAQRRLVLGLDLQGGSYLLLEVDSNYVKKERLDQIRDDVRRTLRDAKIGFTGGVTVRNDAVEVRITKETDVQPALAKLRELSQPLGGLMGSSGQRDLEVADASGGVIRLSIPQAAMLDRMRKTIEQSIQIVERRVNELGTVEPVIQRQGNDRILVQVPGLQDPTRLKELLGKTAKMEFRMVDTSVPPDQAQAGRLPPESELLTSASPPPTPYVVKKQVLVAGGDLTDAQASFDQRTGEPVVTFKFNTSGARKFSQATTENVGLPFAIVLDNKVISAPVIREPITGGQGQISGNFTVQSANDLAILLRAGALPAPLTVVEERTVGPGLGQDSIEKGELAAYVGSILVIVFMLATYRLFGVFANIAVAINVAMIFGLLSLLNATLTLPGIAGIVLTVGIAVDSNVLIYERIREELRGGRNAISAIDAGFKRALATILDSNITTFIAAAVLFYIGTGPVRGFAVTLGIGIITTVFTAFTLTRLIVAWWVRWKRPQSVPI from the coding sequence ATGTTGTATTTCACGCGGTGGAAGGCGCTCGGGATCATCCTGACGGCGCTGATCGTGTGCCTCTGCGCGGTCCCCAACTTCTTCCCCGAGGCGCAGGTCAAGACCTGGCCGGCCTGGGCGCAGCGCCGGCTCGTGCTCGGCCTCGACCTCCAAGGCGGCTCTTATCTCCTGCTCGAGGTCGATTCCAACTATGTGAAGAAGGAGCGGCTGGACCAGATCCGCGACGACGTTCGCCGGACGCTACGCGATGCCAAGATCGGCTTTACCGGCGGCGTCACTGTGCGCAACGACGCGGTCGAGGTTCGCATCACCAAGGAAACCGACGTGCAGCCGGCACTCGCCAAGCTGCGCGAGCTCTCCCAGCCGCTGGGCGGCCTCATGGGATCCAGCGGTCAGCGCGACCTCGAGGTGGCTGATGCCAGCGGCGGTGTGATCCGCCTCAGCATCCCGCAGGCCGCGATGCTCGACCGCATGCGCAAGACCATCGAGCAGTCGATCCAGATCGTCGAACGCCGCGTCAACGAGCTCGGCACCGTCGAGCCTGTCATCCAGCGCCAGGGCAACGACCGCATCCTGGTGCAGGTCCCGGGCCTTCAGGACCCGACCCGCCTGAAGGAGCTGCTGGGCAAGACCGCGAAGATGGAATTCCGCATGGTCGACACCTCGGTGCCGCCGGATCAGGCGCAAGCGGGCAGGTTGCCGCCGGAATCCGAGCTTCTGACGAGCGCATCGCCGCCGCCCACGCCCTATGTGGTCAAGAAGCAGGTGCTGGTCGCCGGCGGCGATTTGACCGACGCCCAGGCGAGCTTCGACCAGCGCACGGGCGAACCGGTCGTCACTTTCAAGTTCAACACATCGGGTGCCCGCAAGTTCTCGCAGGCCACCACCGAGAACGTCGGACTGCCCTTCGCGATCGTGCTCGACAACAAGGTGATCTCGGCGCCGGTCATTCGCGAGCCCATCACCGGCGGCCAGGGCCAGATCTCCGGCAATTTCACCGTGCAATCGGCCAACGATCTCGCGATTCTCCTGCGCGCCGGCGCGCTGCCGGCGCCGCTCACGGTCGTCGAGGAGCGTACCGTCGGCCCGGGCCTTGGCCAGGACTCGATCGAGAAGGGCGAGCTCGCGGCCTATGTCGGCTCGATCCTCGTCATCGTGTTCATGCTCGCGACCTACCGGCTGTTCGGTGTGTTCGCCAACATCGCGGTGGCCATCAACGTCGCGATGATCTTCGGCCTGTTGTCGCTGCTCAACGCCACACTGACGCTGCCCGGCATCGCCGGCATCGTGCTCACCGTCGGCATCGCGGTCGACTCCAACGTGCTGATCTACGAGCGCATCCGTGAGGAGCTGCGCGGCGGCCGCAACGCGATCTCGGCGATCGACGCCGGCTTCAAGCGGGCGCTCGCCACCATCCTCGATTCCAACATCACCACCTTCATTGCCGCCGCGGTGCTGTTCTACATCGGCACCGGCCCGGTGCGCGGCTTCGCCGTGACGCTCGGCATCGGCATCATCACCACGGTGTTCACCGCCTTCACCCTGACCCGGCTGATCGTGGCATGGTGGGTGCGGTGGAAGCGGCCGCAGAGCGTGCCGATCTAG
- a CDS encoding response regulator — protein sequence MTATGLSGRSVFLVEDEVMIRMMVADMLEELGYKVAAEAGDITEAMRLAQSTDFDLAILDVNVNGKVISPVADVIMAKGCPFIFATGYGSSGLPEQYRDRPALQKPFQLDALGKTIEAALRGG from the coding sequence ATGACTGCGACAGGGCTTTCGGGCCGCTCTGTTTTCCTCGTCGAGGACGAGGTCATGATCAGAATGATGGTCGCGGACATGCTGGAGGAGCTCGGCTACAAAGTTGCCGCCGAAGCGGGCGACATCACCGAGGCCATGCGGCTTGCGCAATCAACCGATTTCGACCTCGCCATTCTGGACGTCAACGTCAACGGCAAGGTCATCTCGCCCGTGGCAGATGTCATCATGGCCAAGGGCTGCCCGTTTATCTTCGCCACCGGTTACGGCTCCTCCGGCCTGCCCGAGCAATATCGCGACCGGCCGGCGCTGCAGAAGCCGTTTCAGCTCGACGCTCTCGGCAAGACGATCGAGGCCGCGCTTCGCGGCGGCTAG
- a CDS encoding LysM peptidoglycan-binding domain-containing M23 family metallopeptidase, producing the protein MSAVAELLYSRRVPQVAVLALISFSFAGCSADMSSRLSQTNFSNPFASEQTGSVQQPPPPQRELPQYARPQTQPGYYQSQALPPPAVSAPQSYPVASGGGVSGGGRGVSSYAPPAQPHLETTATVPPRSVAAAQPAGGTKIIVGTSDTLDVLAKRYHVTPQAILAANGYKGPRALSPGQQLIIPSPATAAAPAPAMAPVAASPAARPVAAVAAPPSTHFVNRGDTLASIARKNHISAAELARANGLDPSAKLKLGTKLTVPGAKTAALAAPVAAAPVAAAPVAGTLQPVAAAPAPATKMATAAAPVQSARLAQATSNVEEKSADTPARAAEATGALPTFRWPVRGKVVTTYGAKTNGKSNDGINLAVPEGTPVKAAEDGVVAYSGNELKGYGNLVLVRHSNGYVTAYAHASELLVKRGDTIKRGQVIAKSGQSGEVASPQLHFEIRKGSSPVDPLQFLNGA; encoded by the coding sequence ATGTCCGCTGTCGCCGAGTTGCTTTACTCGCGCCGCGTGCCGCAGGTCGCGGTGCTGGCGCTGATCTCCTTCAGCTTTGCAGGGTGCAGCGCCGACATGTCGTCGCGGCTGTCCCAGACGAACTTCTCCAATCCCTTTGCCTCTGAGCAGACCGGCTCGGTGCAGCAGCCACCGCCGCCGCAGCGTGAGCTGCCGCAATATGCGCGGCCGCAGACGCAGCCCGGTTACTACCAGTCGCAGGCTTTGCCTCCGCCCGCGGTGTCCGCCCCGCAATCCTATCCCGTTGCCTCTGGTGGCGGCGTGTCCGGTGGCGGACGCGGCGTCAGCTCATATGCGCCTCCGGCACAACCGCACCTGGAGACCACGGCCACCGTGCCGCCGCGGTCGGTCGCGGCCGCCCAGCCGGCCGGCGGGACCAAGATCATCGTCGGCACCAGCGATACGCTCGATGTGCTCGCCAAGCGCTATCACGTCACGCCGCAGGCGATTCTGGCCGCCAACGGCTACAAGGGCCCGCGGGCGCTCTCGCCCGGCCAGCAGCTGATCATTCCGTCTCCGGCGACGGCAGCTGCACCGGCGCCCGCCATGGCTCCGGTCGCGGCCTCGCCTGCAGCGAGGCCGGTTGCGGCCGTCGCAGCACCGCCGAGCACGCACTTCGTCAACCGCGGCGACACGCTCGCCAGCATCGCGCGCAAGAATCACATCTCGGCGGCAGAGCTTGCCCGTGCCAATGGCCTCGATCCGTCGGCAAAGCTCAAGCTCGGCACCAAGCTGACCGTGCCCGGCGCCAAGACCGCCGCCCTTGCGGCGCCGGTTGCTGCGGCTCCGGTCGCGGCTGCTCCGGTGGCCGGAACGCTCCAGCCCGTTGCGGCAGCTCCGGCGCCTGCGACCAAGATGGCCACTGCCGCCGCGCCCGTGCAGAGCGCGCGTCTCGCCCAGGCCACGAGCAATGTCGAAGAGAAGTCCGCCGACACGCCGGCGAGGGCTGCGGAGGCCACCGGCGCGCTGCCGACCTTCCGCTGGCCCGTCCGCGGCAAGGTGGTCACGACCTACGGCGCCAAGACCAACGGCAAGTCCAATGACGGCATCAATCTCGCGGTGCCCGAGGGGACGCCGGTCAAGGCAGCCGAAGACGGCGTCGTCGCCTATTCCGGCAACGAGCTGAAGGGTTACGGCAATCTGGTTCTGGTTCGGCACTCCAACGGCTACGTCACCGCATATGCCCATGCGAGTGAGCTGTTGGTGAAGCGCGGCGATACCATCAAGCGCGGCCAGGTCATTGCCAAGTCGGGTCAATCCGGGGAGGTGGCGTCGCCGCAGCTCCACTTCGAGATCCGCAAGGGATCGAGCCCGGTTGACCCGCTTCAATTCCTGAACGGGGCGTGA
- the yajC gene encoding preprotein translocase subunit YajC, with protein sequence MLITPAYAQAAGAGDTNSMLMSLLPFALIFVIMYFLILRPQQKKVRDHAELVKNIRRGDTVVTSGGLVGKVTKVVDDDQIEFEISDGVRVRQMRQMISGVRAKGEPAKESAKESAKDDTAAK encoded by the coding sequence ATGCTGATTACCCCTGCGTATGCCCAGGCCGCGGGCGCCGGCGACACCAACAGCATGTTGATGTCGTTGCTGCCGTTCGCCCTGATCTTCGTGATCATGTACTTCCTGATTCTGCGTCCGCAGCAGAAGAAGGTCCGCGACCACGCCGAGCTCGTGAAGAACATCCGCCGCGGCGACACCGTCGTGACCTCCGGCGGCCTCGTCGGCAAGGTCACCAAGGTGGTCGACGATGATCAGATCGAGTTCGAGATTTCCGACGGCGTGCGCGTGCGACAGATGCGCCAGATGATCTCGGGCGTACGCGCCAAGGGCGAGCCGGCCAAGGAAAGCGCAAAAGAGAGCGCCAAGGACGACACCGCGGCGAAGTGA
- a CDS encoding ATP-binding protein produces the protein MPKKSDKSPAGKGPRTPANKPASVAAKRPTAAVAKAGPDLAQERIVRALETIAAHLSAQGKPAVESESFKRADAYVWHPDGRLSAVPRVSRVELFLLKGVDRMRDILMENTERFANGLPANNALLWGARGMGKSSLVKAAHASINAERKPVDKLKLIEIHREDIETLPALMEQLRASAFRFIVFCDDLSFDGNDASYKSLKAVLEGGIEGRPENVILYATSNRRHLLARDMIENERSTAINPGEAVEEKVSLSDRFGLWLGFHRCSQDEYLAMVRGYCSHFGIKIDDEALEREALEWSTTRGSRSGRVAWQFVQELAGRLGVKLTVQ, from the coding sequence ATGCCCAAGAAATCAGACAAAAGCCCGGCCGGCAAAGGCCCCCGCACCCCTGCCAACAAGCCCGCCAGCGTCGCGGCAAAACGCCCCACGGCGGCGGTCGCCAAGGCAGGCCCAGACCTTGCCCAGGAGCGCATCGTCCGCGCCCTGGAGACCATTGCGGCGCACCTTTCCGCCCAGGGCAAGCCGGCAGTCGAGTCCGAGTCGTTCAAGCGGGCGGATGCCTATGTCTGGCACCCTGACGGACGCCTCTCGGCGGTGCCGCGGGTCAGCCGCGTCGAGCTGTTCCTGCTCAAGGGCGTCGACCGGATGCGCGACATCCTGATGGAGAACACCGAGCGCTTCGCCAATGGCCTGCCGGCAAACAACGCCCTGCTCTGGGGCGCACGCGGCATGGGCAAGTCGTCGCTGGTGAAGGCGGCGCATGCCAGCATCAACGCGGAACGCAAACCGGTCGACAAGCTCAAGCTGATCGAGATCCACCGCGAGGACATCGAGACCCTGCCGGCCCTGATGGAGCAGCTGCGGGCCTCCGCCTTCCGCTTCATCGTGTTCTGCGACGACCTCTCCTTCGACGGCAACGATGCCTCCTACAAGTCGCTCAAGGCGGTGCTCGAAGGCGGCATCGAGGGCCGGCCCGAGAACGTCATCCTCTATGCCACTTCCAACCGCCGCCATCTGCTGGCACGCGACATGATCGAGAACGAGCGCTCGACCGCGATCAATCCGGGCGAAGCGGTCGAGGAGAAGGTCTCGCTGTCGGATCGTTTCGGCCTCTGGCTCGGCTTCCACCGCTGCAGCCAGGACGAATATCTCGCCATGGTGCGCGGCTATTGCAGCCATTTCGGCATCAAGATCGACGACGAGGCGCTGGAGCGGGAGGCGCTGGAATGGTCGACGACGCGCGGCTCGCGCTCGGGCCGCGTCGCCTGGCAGTTCGTGCAGGAGCTGGCGGGACGGCTCGGCGTGAAGCTGACGGTGCAATAG
- a CDS encoding protein-L-isoaspartate(D-aspartate) O-methyltransferase — MTPDQPPPEKMMFQLTLRRRGISDQAVLRTMEEVPRELFVDEADRDDAYRDSALPIACGQTISQPFVVAYMTEQLQLQKQHRVLEIGTGSGYQAAVLSRLAGQVLTVERYRKLADTARARLEKLDCHNVEVMLGDGLNLPPNIGPFDRIIVTAAMEQIPENLVDRLEVGGILIAPVGPHQGVQTLTRLTRTETGIERKELVEVRFVPALPGVAREL; from the coding sequence ATGACGCCCGACCAGCCGCCGCCGGAAAAGATGATGTTTCAGCTCACGCTGAGGCGTCGGGGCATCAGCGATCAGGCCGTGCTGCGGACCATGGAAGAGGTGCCGCGCGAGCTTTTCGTCGACGAGGCCGATCGCGACGACGCCTATCGTGACAGCGCGCTGCCGATCGCCTGCGGGCAGACCATCAGCCAGCCCTTTGTCGTCGCCTACATGACCGAGCAGCTCCAGCTCCAGAAGCAGCACCGGGTGCTCGAAATCGGCACTGGCTCGGGCTACCAGGCCGCCGTGCTGTCCCGGCTCGCCGGCCAGGTGCTGACCGTCGAGCGCTATCGCAAGCTCGCCGATACGGCACGCGCCCGGCTTGAGAAGCTCGATTGTCACAATGTCGAGGTGATGCTCGGGGACGGTCTCAATCTGCCTCCCAACATCGGCCCGTTCGACCGCATCATCGTCACCGCCGCGATGGAGCAGATTCCGGAGAACCTGGTCGACCGGCTGGAGGTCGGGGGCATCCTGATCGCCCCCGTCGGCCCGCATCAGGGCGTGCAGACGCTGACCCGCCTGACCCGCACCGAAACCGGGATCGAGCGCAAGGAACTCGTCGAGGTCCGCTTCGTGCCGGCACTGCCCGGCGTGGCGCGGGAGCTGTAG